Proteins found in one Thalassomonas actiniarum genomic segment:
- a CDS encoding GGDEF domain-containing protein — protein MSLETSQLNELHWLMEMLHNIDVGLVVLDRDYHIQIWNGFMENHSGLLPREVKGKSLFTLFDEIPEDWFKRKAESVFLLKNKAFTIWEQRPYLFKFLNYRPITGTADYMYQNSTFIPLLSATGEVTHLCLIIYDVTDNAVSKKDLERVNAELAVLSQTDALSSLVNRDHWQHCLQAEYKRWIRSQKPSTVLMLSIDNFNKINDNHGFSAGDEVIRHLSGFIRKYCKEGDICARYGGDDFALLLTDSDAAQAKVLAEQLRKAVSGAIIGYKNTDLAYSISLGLVEVTKEIKSSQTWAEQAMNAMLKAKKAGGNRLEG, from the coding sequence ATGTCATTAGAAACATCTCAGTTAAATGAATTACACTGGCTGATGGAAATGCTGCACAACATAGATGTTGGCCTGGTGGTGCTTGATCGCGATTATCACATTCAGATCTGGAACGGTTTTATGGAAAACCACAGTGGCCTGCTGCCGCGGGAAGTTAAAGGCAAGTCGCTGTTTACACTTTTTGATGAAATCCCCGAGGACTGGTTCAAACGTAAAGCCGAGTCGGTTTTTTTACTTAAAAATAAAGCGTTTACCATATGGGAACAAAGACCTTACCTGTTTAAATTTCTTAATTACCGGCCGATAACCGGCACCGCCGATTATATGTACCAAAACTCGACCTTTATTCCTTTGCTGTCGGCAACGGGTGAGGTCACCCACTTGTGCCTGATCATTTATGATGTCACCGATAATGCCGTCAGTAAAAAAGATCTCGAGCGGGTCAACGCCGAGCTGGCGGTACTGAGCCAAACCGATGCTTTAAGCTCCCTGGTGAACCGGGATCACTGGCAACATTGCCTGCAGGCCGAATATAAGCGCTGGATCCGGAGCCAGAAGCCGAGCACGGTATTGATGTTATCCATTGATAATTTTAATAAAATCAACGATAACCATGGCTTTTCCGCGGGTGACGAAGTGATCCGCCATTTATCCGGTTTTATTCGTAAGTACTGCAAAGAAGGCGATATCTGCGCCCGTTACGGCGGTGATGATTTTGCCTTGTTGTTAACCGACAGTGATGCCGCTCAGGCGAAGGTGTTGGCCGAGCAGCTACGTAAAGCGGTCAGCGGCGCCATTATCGGCTATAAAAATACCGATCTTGCCTATAGCATCAGTTTGGGGCTGGTGGAAGTTACCAAGGAAATCAAGAGTTCGCAAACCTGGGCAGAGCAGGCTATGAATGCGATGTTAAAGGCGAAAAAGGCCGGCGGCAACCGGCTTGAAGGTTAA
- a CDS encoding response regulator, which produces MSTPLLICDDSNMARKQVARSLPDDWDVDISFAVNGAEGIEAIKAGKGDVLLLDLNMPVMDGYQVLETILKEDLPTLVIVISGDIQPEAHQRVTGLGALDFIKKPVNKEKLTEILSAYGIFTKGKADAASPDKAVSPGKAASEAKATEKVTLPPVTFEPAKAVEKASPPVAKQPGTAPAQELCLDPELRDCYQEIANVAMGRAGDLLARILDVFVMLPIPNVNLIEVSELSMALSAVESHESTSGICQGFIGAGISGEALLILNDSSFQDVASLMNYQCTLDESTELELLMDMANILIGACLNGLSEQLDMPFSQGHPVVLGQHRKISELIATNAAKWKRTLAIEISYGIENYPIKCDLLLLFTEESLKTLNHKISYLLE; this is translated from the coding sequence ATGTCAACGCCATTATTAATATGTGATGACTCAAATATGGCGCGCAAGCAAGTTGCGCGCTCACTGCCGGATGACTGGGATGTCGATATAAGCTTTGCAGTTAATGGAGCAGAAGGGATAGAAGCCATTAAAGCCGGTAAGGGAGATGTGCTGTTACTGGACTTGAATATGCCGGTAATGGACGGCTACCAGGTGCTGGAAACCATCTTAAAGGAAGACTTACCGACCCTGGTGATTGTGATTTCCGGTGATATCCAGCCAGAGGCCCACCAGAGAGTCACCGGGTTAGGGGCGCTGGATTTTATTAAAAAACCCGTCAACAAAGAAAAGCTAACAGAAATATTAAGTGCTTACGGTATCTTTACCAAAGGAAAAGCCGACGCGGCAAGTCCCGATAAAGCCGTTAGCCCTGGTAAAGCTGCTAGCGAAGCTAAAGCAACCGAAAAAGTGACACTGCCGCCGGTAACCTTTGAGCCGGCAAAAGCCGTAGAAAAGGCAAGCCCGCCTGTTGCCAAACAGCCGGGTACGGCCCCTGCGCAGGAGCTATGCCTGGATCCGGAATTACGTGACTGTTACCAGGAAATTGCCAATGTTGCCATGGGGAGGGCCGGTGATCTGCTGGCGCGTATTCTTGATGTCTTTGTGATGCTGCCTATCCCGAATGTGAATTTAATCGAGGTCAGTGAGCTCAGCATGGCCTTGTCGGCGGTGGAAAGCCATGAAAGTACCTCAGGCATTTGTCAGGGATTTATCGGCGCCGGCATATCCGGGGAAGCGCTGCTGATTTTAAATGATTCCAGCTTCCAGGATGTGGCCTCGTTGATGAATTACCAGTGTACCCTGGATGAAAGTACCGAGCTGGAGCTGCTGATGGACATGGCCAATATCTTGATCGGCGCCTGTTTAAACGGCCTGTCGGAGCAGCTGGATATGCCGTTTAGCCAGGGGCACCCGGTGGTACTGGGACAGCACAGGAAAATTTCTGAGCTGATTGCCACGAATGCGGCGAAGTGGAAAAGAACATTAGCAATAGAAATAAGTTATGGCATTGAAAACTATCCAATTAAATGCGATTTGTTATTACTCTTTACCGAAGAGTCGCTGAAAACCCTCAACCATAAAATTTCTTATTTGTTGGAATAA
- the tpx gene encoding thiol peroxidase, which yields MKLLTLLTLVTLNCASILTANAENLQQDQLPQSNNLVKAGNKFVTLLGTQVAVGEAAPDFKVVNEHFAPVKLSDFVNKTVLISVVPSLDTGVCSLQTKRFNEEVANLPENVTILTVSNDLPFAQKRFCKNENIDKVKVLSDAVWRELGSKYGLLIKDMGLLTRAIFIIDQQGIIAYKELVANISEHPDYETALSTLKALHPQELTEILATEALPEEAAGEQATKAKNEIKKQ from the coding sequence ATGAAACTACTGACTTTACTAACATTAGTCACCTTGAACTGTGCCAGCATCTTAACGGCAAATGCCGAAAATTTACAGCAGGATCAACTGCCGCAAAGCAATAATTTAGTCAAAGCAGGTAATAAATTTGTCACTTTGCTCGGCACCCAGGTCGCCGTTGGCGAAGCCGCCCCGGACTTTAAGGTAGTCAATGAGCATTTCGCCCCGGTAAAACTCAGCGATTTTGTCAACAAAACCGTGCTGATCTCTGTAGTGCCCAGCTTAGATACCGGCGTCTGTTCGCTGCAAACCAAACGTTTTAATGAAGAAGTTGCCAACCTGCCGGAAAATGTCACCATATTAACCGTCAGCAACGACTTGCCCTTTGCCCAGAAACGTTTTTGCAAAAACGAAAATATCGATAAAGTGAAAGTCTTATCTGATGCGGTATGGCGCGAGCTTGGCAGCAAATACGGTTTGTTAATCAAAGACATGGGCTTGTTAACTCGGGCGATATTTATTATCGACCAGCAAGGCATCATCGCCTATAAAGAGTTGGTGGCCAATATTTCCGAACATCCTGATTACGAGACGGCGCTGAGCACCTTAAAAGCCTTACATCCGCAAGAATTAACCGAGATATTGGCAACAGAAGCCCTGCCCGAAGAAGCTGCCGGTGAGCAGGCAACAAAAGCCAAAAACGAGATAAAAAAACAATAA
- a CDS encoding DUF924 family protein, translated as MARQQDVDEVLDFWFGEITNELCDEQHQAFWYQGSEALDNEVKIKFFDLYQQALAGQLAHWQQAARGSLALVILLDQLPRNMFRGTARAFASDELALKVCKAGIESGVDRQLSLIERIFYYHPLQHSESLAEQQTSVETFIEMLEQYPQVVHIKVIENSIHWAKEHLAIIRQFGRFPHRNKALARESTAQELEYLKSGFKFGQG; from the coding sequence GTGGCGAGACAACAAGACGTTGATGAAGTACTCGATTTTTGGTTTGGCGAGATAACCAATGAGCTTTGCGATGAACAGCATCAGGCATTTTGGTATCAGGGCAGTGAAGCGCTGGACAATGAAGTCAAAATAAAGTTTTTCGACTTATATCAACAAGCGCTTGCCGGGCAGTTAGCCCATTGGCAACAAGCAGCCAGGGGCAGTCTGGCGCTGGTGATCTTGTTGGATCAGCTGCCGCGCAACATGTTTCGCGGCACCGCCCGGGCATTTGCCAGTGATGAGCTGGCCTTAAAAGTGTGTAAAGCGGGCATAGAATCGGGTGTAGACCGGCAATTATCCCTGATCGAGCGGATTTTTTATTATCACCCGTTGCAGCACAGTGAGTCACTGGCGGAGCAGCAAACCAGCGTTGAAACCTTTATCGAGATGTTGGAGCAATATCCGCAAGTGGTTCATATAAAGGTGATTGAGAACAGCATTCACTGGGCGAAAGAACATCTGGCGATCATCAGGCAATTCGGGCGTTTTCCCCATAGAAATAAGGCATTGGCCAGAGAGTCGACGGCGCAGGAGTTGGAATACTTAAAGTCCGGGTTTAAATTCGGCCAGGGTTAG
- a CDS encoding Hsp20 family protein produces MRTAQDFSPLYRSFIGFDHLANLIDKAAKTEKQPSYPPYNIESLTDDQYRITMAVAGFAEDELDIESKQNTLVVSGTKNATANKSNAAEKTKAERKFLHQGIADRNFERKFQLGDHVKVVGAFIEHGLLHIDLEREIPEALKPRKIAINGKSILTAKADKLAQV; encoded by the coding sequence ATGCGTACTGCACAAGATTTCAGCCCACTTTATCGTTCATTCATCGGTTTCGATCACTTAGCCAATCTAATCGACAAAGCAGCCAAAACCGAAAAGCAACCCAGTTATCCCCCGTATAACATTGAATCACTCACCGATGATCAATATCGTATTACCATGGCGGTTGCCGGTTTCGCCGAAGACGAACTGGATATAGAGTCCAAACAAAATACCTTAGTTGTCAGCGGCACCAAAAACGCAACAGCGAATAAAAGTAATGCCGCAGAGAAAACTAAGGCAGAGCGCAAGTTCTTACATCAGGGGATTGCCGACCGTAACTTTGAGCGTAAATTCCAGCTCGGCGACCATGTAAAAGTTGTCGGCGCCTTTATCGAACATGGCTTATTACATATAGATTTAGAAAGAGAAATTCCCGAGGCGTTAAAGCCAAGAAAAATTGCCATTAACGGCAAGAGTATCTTAACGGCCAAAGCCGATAAGCTTGCCCAGGTTTAA
- a CDS encoding IS110 family transposase → MNNNNNQNEINIGVDTGKTQLDIYIRPLDIYFTVSNDEKGINKAVKEIKKYNPTRIIIEATGRLEQAFCIACATEKLPFVIANPAHIKKFAGAIGRHAKTDKLDAQLIAHYGEAIKPKLSALKPETMQLMSDLLSRRRQLMTMQTMEKNRLQIMPKNISSIIKPILTAIKNQLDKIDQKLLKLMDRCAEYKAKNDIIQSIPGIGNVVAFNLLSDMPELGYLTNKQASSLIGVAPFNRESGIYQGQRNIRGGRHKIRTVMYMAMMSAIQCNPVFKDTYQRLLAAGKPKKTAIIACVRKMIVILNSMVRDGVMWDPKMS, encoded by the coding sequence ATGAATAACAACAATAATCAAAATGAAATTAACATCGGCGTTGATACTGGTAAAACACAACTCGATATTTACATACGCCCTTTAGACATCTATTTCACTGTTTCAAATGATGAGAAAGGTATCAATAAAGCCGTTAAAGAAATCAAAAAATACAATCCTACTCGCATCATCATTGAAGCAACGGGGCGACTGGAACAAGCATTTTGCATCGCCTGTGCGACAGAAAAATTACCTTTTGTTATCGCAAATCCAGCACACATTAAAAAATTTGCAGGAGCGATTGGTCGTCATGCTAAAACAGACAAACTCGATGCCCAACTTATAGCTCATTATGGTGAAGCAATTAAGCCCAAATTGTCAGCATTAAAGCCGGAGACCATGCAATTAATGAGTGATTTACTTTCTAGGAGAAGACAGTTAATGACGATGCAAACTATGGAAAAAAATCGGCTTCAGATAATGCCAAAAAACATATCCAGCATCATCAAACCAATTTTAACAGCTATTAAAAACCAGCTCGATAAAATCGACCAAAAACTACTAAAACTGATGGATAGATGCGCTGAATATAAAGCTAAAAATGACATTATTCAAAGCATACCTGGCATAGGTAATGTGGTTGCATTTAACTTATTAAGCGACATGCCTGAATTGGGATATTTAACGAATAAACAAGCTTCATCCCTCATTGGTGTTGCGCCATTTAATAGAGAAAGTGGTATTTACCAGGGACAAAGAAATATACGCGGTGGTCGCCATAAAATCAGAACGGTTATGTACATGGCTATGATGTCCGCAATTCAGTGCAATCCTGTTTTTAAAGATACGTATCAGCGATTATTGGCCGCTGGAAAACCTAAAAAAACAGCAATAATTGCCTGCGTCAGAAAGATGATTGTTATCTTAAATTCGATGGTTAGAGATGGTGTCATGTGGGATCCTAAAATGAGTTAA
- a CDS encoding Hsp20 family protein, with protein sequence MRTPQDFSPLYRSFIGFDHLASLIDKASRTEKQSGYPPYNVELLADDQYRITMAVAGFAEEELDIESRQNTLIVTGTKGTNKTEQTERKFLYQGIADRNFERKFQLGDHVKVIGAFIENGLLHIDLEREIPEALKPRKIAINGKSLLTAKAEQLSQE encoded by the coding sequence ATGCGTACACCACAAGATTTCAGCCCGCTTTACCGTTCATTTATCGGTTTCGATCACTTAGCCAGTTTAATCGACAAAGCTTCCAGAACCGAAAAACAATCCGGTTATCCTCCGTATAATGTTGAATTACTCGCTGACGACCAATACCGTATCACCATGGCCGTTGCCGGTTTCGCCGAAGAAGAGCTGGATATCGAATCCCGGCAAAACACTTTAATCGTGACCGGAACCAAAGGGACAAACAAAACCGAACAAACTGAGCGTAAATTCCTGTACCAGGGTATCGCCGACCGTAACTTTGAGCGCAAATTCCAGCTCGGTGACCATGTAAAAGTCATCGGTGCCTTTATCGAAAACGGTTTATTACACATAGATTTAGAAAGAGAAATTCCCGAGGCATTAAAGCCGAGAAAAATTGCCATTAACGGCAAGAGTTTATTAACGGCGAAAGCCGAGCAGCTTTCTCAGGAATAA
- a CDS encoding alpha/beta fold hydrolase: MTVLNSSKGVYVSGQGPAVVLLHSSLSSARQWQYLVNLLKSDFTVINFDILGYGKAEKVHDGDNYDFNVETGRIRQVLQETIGEAPYHLVGHSCGGAIALKLAVEAPDKLLSLALFEPVAFHLLPKGSAHRRQADDFKTQVFIEDTYLAAEIFTNFWNKPGFFKSLPKKMQDLMAADIAKVNLDFQGLISESYSLTDLAAITCRSLLMHGSESPQLSRHLSQIITGALPQVSEQAFLAGHMAPVSHSEQIHPVIADFIRGG; the protein is encoded by the coding sequence GTGACAGTATTGAATTCAAGCAAAGGTGTTTATGTGAGCGGGCAGGGACCGGCGGTGGTGTTATTGCACAGCTCCTTAAGCAGCGCCCGCCAGTGGCAATACCTGGTCAATCTACTTAAATCCGACTTTACCGTGATTAATTTTGATATTTTAGGTTATGGCAAGGCCGAAAAAGTCCATGACGGCGATAACTATGACTTTAATGTTGAAACCGGCCGTATCAGGCAGGTGTTGCAGGAAACGATAGGTGAAGCGCCCTATCATCTGGTGGGTCATTCCTGCGGCGGTGCCATAGCCTTAAAACTGGCGGTTGAAGCGCCGGATAAACTCCTGTCCCTGGCCCTTTTTGAACCTGTTGCTTTTCATCTTTTACCCAAGGGCAGTGCCCATCGCCGACAAGCGGATGATTTTAAAACTCAGGTGTTTATTGAGGATACTTATCTGGCGGCGGAAATCTTTACCAATTTCTGGAATAAACCCGGCTTCTTTAAGTCATTGCCGAAAAAAATGCAGGACCTGATGGCCGCAGATATCGCTAAGGTGAACCTGGATTTCCAAGGTTTGATCAGTGAATCTTATAGCCTGACAGATTTGGCCGCCATTACTTGCCGATCGCTATTAATGCATGGCAGTGAAAGTCCTCAGCTGAGCCGGCACCTGAGCCAAATTATTACCGGGGCTTTACCTCAGGTGAGCGAGCAGGCTTTTTTGGCCGGACATATGGCGCCGGTGAGCCACAGCGAGCAGATACATCCTGTGATTGCTGACTTTATCAGGGGCGGTTAA